The following proteins come from a genomic window of Thermoproteales archaeon:
- a CDS encoding threonine synthase, whose translation MLNFKLTCSGCKKEYSINTKIWKCTCGSPLDVTYSIDFSKRYFEKIKDRTYTVWRYHEMLPVDKKSIVSLGEGCTPIIKRKFQKINLYLKIDYLNPTGSFKDRGSTVLISFLKSLGVKEIVEDSSGNAGASIAAYSSAAGMKCSIYVPEKAPHPKIMQIKSYNAEIVKVRGDRSRVHEEALKASKKSFYAGHLWNPLFIEGLKTLSYEIYEHGISVDAVVVPIGSGGNAIGIYKGFQDLLEIDAIASMPRIYGVQAVGYAPIYEALHREYRTEKVDEPFADGIAVPDPPRKNQIARIIRESEGDVVLVNNYQILQALRMLAKWGFFVEPTSATVLAAAEYLIDSGILDSHEKILLPLTGFGFKALDKIEKISEDYYNKES comes from the coding sequence ATGCTAAACTTTAAGCTTACATGTTCTGGTTGTAAAAAAGAGTATTCGATAAATACAAAAATTTGGAAATGCACCTGCGGATCACCACTGGACGTTACCTATAGTATCGACTTTTCTAAAAGATATTTTGAAAAAATTAAGGATAGAACATACACGGTTTGGCGCTATCATGAGATGTTACCAGTAGATAAAAAGAGTATAGTTTCACTAGGAGAGGGATGCACCCCAATCATAAAAAGAAAATTCCAAAAAATAAACCTATATCTAAAAATCGACTATCTAAATCCAACAGGCTCGTTTAAGGATCGGGGCTCGACAGTTTTAATTTCATTCTTGAAAAGTTTAGGAGTAAAGGAGATAGTCGAAGATTCTTCTGGAAATGCTGGAGCATCTATTGCGGCGTACTCTTCGGCAGCTGGCATGAAATGTAGTATATATGTTCCTGAAAAAGCGCCTCATCCAAAAATAATGCAAATAAAAAGCTATAACGCGGAAATAGTCAAAGTAAGAGGTGACAGAAGTAGAGTGCATGAGGAGGCGTTAAAAGCTTCCAAGAAAAGCTTCTACGCGGGACATCTTTGGAACCCGCTGTTTATTGAAGGTCTGAAAACTTTATCTTATGAAATTTACGAGCATGGGATAAGCGTCGACGCTGTAGTAGTTCCGATTGGAAGCGGGGGAAACGCTATAGGAATTTATAAAGGTTTTCAAGATCTATTAGAAATAGATGCTATAGCGAGTATGCCCCGCATATATGGAGTTCAAGCGGTAGGGTATGCGCCGATATACGAAGCTCTACATCGTGAATACAGAACTGAAAAAGTAGATGAGCCTTTTGCCGATGGAATCGCAGTTCCCGATCCACCGCGAAAAAATCAAATAGCGCGCATTATTAGGGAATCAGAGGGCGATGTTGTGCTAGTTAATAATTACCAAATACTCCAAGCATTAAGAATGCTTGCAAAGTGGGGATTTTTTGTAGAACCTACATCGGCCACCGTATTAGCTGCAGCAGAATACTTGATTGATAGCGGAATACTCGATAGCCATGAAAAAATTCTATTACCTTTAACGGGTTTTGGTTTCAAAGCTTTAGACAAAATTGAAAAAATATCAGAAGATTATTATAATAAAGAAAGTTAA